A genomic window from Terriglobia bacterium includes:
- a CDS encoding potassium channel family protein translates to MIPAPGVFAAGVAIFLIVLWDAFEAIILPRRVTRKFRLARLFYRSTWSMWKFVVCLIPTRKTRESLLGFYGPLSLLVLVGVWAVGLVLGFGLMQYGAGSALVVTGGQPGFQTDIYLSGTTFFTLGLGDVIPRSGLARVLVVLEAGFGFGFLAAVIGYLPFIYGSFSKREVNISLLDSRAGTPPTAGELLRRHSYADGLYALRVLLKDWEQWCAELMESHLSYPVLAYFRSQHDNQSWIASLTAILDTCALVIVGLEGACEKQAELTFAIARHAVVDLSQVFGTAPKPLPQDRLPAQQLRQIRDILAQHGMKLHDGEQADHKLTELRRLYEPYIHALANYLNQTLPPWITQKKGKDNWQTTAWAQSAGLIAKEVAMIVADDHF, encoded by the coding sequence ATGATTCCAGCTCCGGGAGTGTTCGCTGCAGGTGTCGCGATCTTTCTGATCGTGCTCTGGGATGCGTTCGAGGCGATCATTCTGCCGCGCCGCGTCACGCGGAAGTTCCGCCTCGCTCGTCTTTTTTACCGCTCCACCTGGAGCATGTGGAAATTCGTGGTCTGTCTCATCCCCACGCGCAAGACGCGCGAATCCTTGCTGGGTTTTTATGGCCCGCTCTCGCTCCTCGTTCTCGTCGGGGTTTGGGCGGTTGGCCTCGTGCTCGGCTTCGGGCTCATGCAATACGGCGCGGGGTCCGCGCTGGTGGTGACCGGCGGCCAGCCCGGGTTTCAGACCGATATTTATCTGAGTGGCACGACCTTCTTTACTCTTGGGCTGGGCGACGTCATTCCCCGGTCGGGTTTGGCCCGCGTCCTGGTCGTTCTGGAAGCTGGTTTTGGTTTCGGATTCCTTGCCGCTGTGATCGGTTACCTGCCTTTCATCTATGGGTCGTTCTCCAAGCGCGAAGTGAATATTTCCCTGCTCGATTCCAGAGCCGGCACGCCCCCCACCGCCGGCGAACTGCTTCGCCGTCACAGCTACGCCGACGGCCTGTACGCCCTCCGCGTTCTCCTCAAGGATTGGGAGCAGTGGTGCGCCGAGCTGATGGAGAGCCATCTTTCCTATCCCGTGCTCGCGTATTTTCGTTCGCAGCACGACAACCAATCCTGGATCGCTTCGCTCACGGCCATTCTGGACACGTGCGCGCTCGTTATCGTTGGTCTCGAGGGCGCTTGCGAGAAACAGGCAGAGCTTACTTTTGCGATTGCCCGTCACGCCGTCGTTGACCTTTCGCAAGTTTTCGGAACGGCGCCGAAGCCCCTGCCGCAAGACCGGTTGCCTGCGCAGCAGTTGCGCCAAATCCGCGACATCCTCGCGCAACACGGAATGAAACTCCATGACGGAGAACAAGCCGATCACAAGCTCACGGAGCTTCGCAGGTTGTATGAGCCCTACATCCATGCGCTGGCCAATTACCTGAACCAGACGCTACCGCCCTGGATTACCCAGAAAAAAGGCAAAGACAATTGGCAGACCACGGCCTGGGCGCAGTCCGCCGGGCTTATCGCGAAAGAAGTGGCCATGATCGTCGCCGATGACCATTTCTAG
- a CDS encoding OsmC family protein — MQRKASAVWQGGLKDGKGSISTDSGVLKQTQYSFSTRFENGAGTNPEELLAAAHAGCFTMALSAQLGNAGMTASRLETTATISLEKLPDGFAITKSHLDLTAQIPGADKAKFDAAVKAAETGCPVSKLFKAEISVTARLES; from the coding sequence ATGCAGCGAAAAGCTTCCGCGGTTTGGCAGGGCGGTTTGAAAGATGGGAAGGGCTCGATTTCGACGGATAGCGGCGTCCTGAAGCAAACGCAATATTCGTTCAGCACACGGTTTGAAAACGGCGCCGGCACAAACCCCGAGGAGCTCCTCGCCGCGGCACACGCCGGCTGTTTTACGATGGCGCTTTCCGCGCAACTGGGCAACGCGGGCATGACCGCCAGCAGGCTCGAGACGACGGCGACGATTTCGCTCGAAAAGCTGCCGGACGGCTTCGCGATCACGAAAAGCCACCTGGACCTGACCGCGCAAATCCCCGGCGCAGACAAAGCCAAATTCGACGCCGCAGTGAAAGCCGCGGAAACCGGCTGCCCGGTATCGAAACTCTTCAAGGCAGAAATCAGCGTCACCGCCCGGCTGGAATCCTAG
- a CDS encoding DMT family protein, whose protein sequence is MRTIVLLTISNIFMTFAWYGHLKYRSATLWKVVIASWSIAFFEYCFQVPANRIGSYQFSTAQLKTIQEVITLGVFAVFSVFYLKEQLRWNYFAGFGCIVLAVFFLFHKW, encoded by the coding sequence GTGCGAACCATCGTCCTGCTGACCATTTCCAATATCTTCATGACCTTTGCCTGGTACGGCCACCTCAAATACCGCAGCGCGACGCTCTGGAAAGTCGTCATCGCCAGCTGGAGCATCGCCTTTTTCGAATACTGTTTTCAGGTCCCGGCGAACCGCATCGGTTCCTATCAGTTCTCTACCGCGCAGCTCAAGACCATTCAGGAAGTCATCACCCTCGGCGTCTTCGCCGTCTTTTCCGTGTTTTACCTGAAGGAGCAGTTGCGCTGGAACTATTTCGCGGGTTTCGGCTGCATCGTCCTGGCCGTCTTCTTCCTCTTCCACAAGTGGTAG
- the mqnE gene encoding aminofutalosine synthase MqnE, with the protein MSDLTITDQQLKPIAAKVLAGERLSIDDGIALYRSPDLLAVGWLANHVREQRHGNVTYFNVNRHINPTNVCVAHCKLCAFGRDPNAPGAYTFALEEIYQRAEQGVREGATEFHIVGGLHPDLPFDYFLELVRGLKQRCPGVHLKAFTMVEVGYFARIAKLSIKDTLLKMKEAGVDSLPGGGAEIFHPRVRKIICDHKVSGQMWLNVARQAHQLGLPSNATMLYGHVETEEERVDHLVKLRELQDETHGFVAFIPLAFHPANTALAHLPPTTGYADLRNIAVARLLLDNFPHIKAYWVMLTTSIAQISLRFGANDLDGTVVEEKIYHDAGATTAEFTPRAELERLIRAAGRVPVERDTLYRPVDRSQLPPPPAARPGVTLSLNV; encoded by the coding sequence ATGAGCGACCTGACCATCACCGACCAGCAACTGAAGCCCATCGCCGCCAAGGTGCTCGCCGGCGAACGCCTGTCCATCGACGACGGCATCGCCCTCTACCGCTCCCCCGATCTCCTCGCCGTCGGCTGGCTTGCCAACCACGTCCGCGAGCAGCGCCACGGCAACGTCACCTATTTCAACGTCAACCGCCACATCAATCCCACCAACGTCTGCGTCGCGCACTGCAAGCTCTGCGCCTTTGGCCGCGACCCCAACGCTCCCGGCGCCTACACCTTCGCCCTCGAAGAGATCTACCAGCGCGCCGAGCAGGGCGTCCGCGAAGGCGCCACCGAGTTCCACATCGTCGGCGGCCTGCACCCTGACCTGCCCTTCGACTACTTCCTGGAGCTCGTCCGCGGCCTCAAGCAGCGCTGCCCCGGCGTGCACCTCAAAGCCTTCACCATGGTCGAGGTCGGCTACTTCGCGCGCATCGCCAAGCTCTCCATCAAGGACACATTGCTCAAGATGAAAGAAGCCGGCGTGGATTCCCTCCCCGGCGGCGGCGCGGAAATCTTCCACCCCCGCGTGCGCAAGATCATCTGCGACCACAAGGTCAGCGGCCAGATGTGGCTCAACGTCGCCCGCCAGGCCCACCAGCTCGGCCTGCCCTCCAACGCCACCATGCTCTACGGCCACGTGGAAACCGAAGAAGAGCGCGTCGACCACCTCGTGAAACTCCGCGAGCTGCAGGATGAAACCCACGGCTTCGTCGCTTTCATCCCCCTGGCCTTCCACCCCGCCAACACCGCGCTCGCGCACCTTCCCCCGACCACCGGCTACGCCGACCTGCGCAACATCGCCGTGGCCCGCCTGCTTCTCGACAATTTCCCGCACATCAAAGCCTACTGGGTCATGCTCACCACCAGCATCGCGCAGATCTCCCTGCGCTTCGGCGCCAACGACCTCGATGGCACCGTCGTCGAAGAAAAGATCTACCACGACGCCGGTGCCACCACCGCTGAGTTCACCCCCCGCGCCGAGCTCGAGCGCCTCATCCGCGCCGCCGGCCGCGTCCCCGTCGAGCGCGACACCCTCTACCGCCCCGTCGACCGCTCCCAGCTGCCTCCGCCCCCCGCCGCGCGCCCCGGCGTCACCCTCAGCCTCAACGTCTGA
- the ubiA gene encoding putative 4-hydroxybenzoate polyprenyltransferase translates to MTPSPHSRLRTVLEMIKFEHSVFALPFALTGALLAARATTHTWPAWRQILWIVVAMVAARSAAMTMNRIADLRFDKANPRTSQRPLVTGALSLGFAWGFTFAAVAVFFLAAWRLNPLALKLAPVALAILFFYSYTKRFTTWSHLVLGLALGISPAAAWIAITGALDLRMLLLCAAVTLWVGGFDVLYACQDVAFDQQAGLYSVPKRFGIPRALLIARGMHVAVVALLAALAASFALPWPAWAGVAVVATLLAYEHSLVHSDDLSKLDAAFFTVNGYISLLFLLFWGAAAALWRG, encoded by the coding sequence ATGACTCCCAGCCCCCACAGCCGCCTCCGCACCGTGCTCGAAATGATCAAGTTCGAGCACTCCGTCTTTGCCCTGCCCTTCGCGCTGACCGGCGCGTTGCTGGCGGCGCGCGCGACCACCCACACCTGGCCCGCTTGGCGCCAGATTCTCTGGATCGTCGTGGCCATGGTCGCCGCCCGCTCCGCCGCCATGACCATGAACCGCATCGCCGACCTCCGCTTCGACAAGGCCAATCCCCGCACCAGCCAGCGCCCTCTGGTTACCGGCGCTCTCTCCCTCGGCTTCGCCTGGGGCTTCACATTCGCCGCCGTGGCGGTCTTCTTCCTCGCCGCCTGGCGCCTCAATCCCCTGGCTCTCAAACTCGCTCCCGTGGCGCTCGCCATACTCTTCTTCTATTCCTACACCAAGCGCTTCACCACTTGGTCGCATCTCGTCCTGGGCTTGGCCCTCGGCATCTCCCCTGCCGCCGCCTGGATCGCCATCACCGGCGCGCTCGATCTGCGCATGCTCCTCCTCTGCGCCGCCGTCACCCTGTGGGTCGGCGGCTTCGACGTCCTCTACGCCTGCCAGGATGTGGCCTTCGACCAGCAAGCCGGCCTTTACTCCGTCCCCAAGCGCTTCGGCATCCCCCGCGCCCTGCTGATTGCCCGCGGAATGCACGTCGCCGTCGTCGCCCTTCTCGCCGCCCTCGCCGCCAGCTTCGCCCTGCCCTGGCCCGCCTGGGCCGGCGTCGCCGTCGTCGCCACGCTCCTCGCCTACGAGCACTCCCTGGTCCATTCCGACGACCTCAGCAAGCTGGACGCTGCGTTTTTCACCGTGAACGGCTATATTAGTCTCTTGTTCCTGCTCTTCTGGGGAGCCGCCGCCGCCCTCTGGCGCGGATGA
- a CDS encoding UbiX family flavin prenyltransferase: MPKTEGQIITVGVTGASGALLAQKALALLDEDPRVARVHLVVTEAGQRLLAEELLLSSGDLKKLPARLLGRPTKKIAALPNQDIGAAIASGSYPVDAMLVIPCSMGTLAAIACGLSDDLVSRAADVMLKESRKLVLCVRDTPFSRIHLENMLRAQQAGAVIMPAIPAFYHKPRTIDDLVSQYVCRVLAQIALPQQIMYRWEGSSKVKK; encoded by the coding sequence ATGCCCAAAACTGAAGGCCAAATCATCACCGTCGGCGTCACCGGAGCCAGCGGCGCTCTCCTCGCGCAAAAGGCTCTCGCCCTCCTTGACGAAGACCCGCGCGTCGCCCGCGTCCATCTCGTCGTCACTGAAGCCGGACAGCGCCTCCTCGCCGAAGAACTGCTCCTCTCCTCCGGCGATCTGAAAAAACTTCCCGCGCGCCTCCTCGGCCGCCCCACCAAAAAGATCGCCGCCCTCCCCAATCAGGATATCGGCGCCGCCATCGCCTCCGGCAGCTACCCCGTGGACGCCATGCTGGTCATCCCCTGCTCCATGGGCACCCTCGCCGCCATCGCCTGCGGCCTGAGCGACGACCTCGTGTCCCGCGCCGCCGACGTCATGCTCAAGGAATCCCGCAAGCTTGTCCTCTGCGTGCGCGACACCCCCTTCAGCCGCATCCACCTGGAAAACATGCTCCGCGCCCAGCAGGCCGGCGCCGTCATCATGCCCGCCATCCCGGCCTTCTACCACAAGCCCAGAACCATCGACGACCTCGTTTCCCAATACGTCTGCCGCGTCCTCGCCCAGATCGCCCTCCCCCAGCAAATCATGTACCGCTGGGAAGGCAGTTCAAAAGTCAAAAAGTAA
- a CDS encoding VWA domain-containing protein, which yields MRIIRLGFLVGVLLPIIFFGAVSQRASQTPGPNPLTAASHDSQPGAQVLITIVSKGGSPVSAPAKSDFLIRDDRHSVEVKELRSVKDEPLIFSLLVDASGSMRSIRSSQIAGAIRLFNALSKQGNRGYLILFGDEVTTNDQFVDAPIAEQILNQEDPRGSTALFDAIVHAAKQQLTSAKNYPSSRRAIFLFSDGGDNASRNSLEHTLTVLQREGISVFPIAMPSKKPGKQESANLRALSQNTGGDIVSLDESGDFVSRLVESIDNQYLLSFSAFPAKRHKLHSLEVKSVSQDIEVSAPTQYLAP from the coding sequence ATGCGAATTATCCGACTTGGCTTCTTGGTTGGCGTTCTACTACCCATCATCTTCTTTGGGGCTGTTTCTCAAAGAGCTTCTCAAACTCCAGGTCCTAATCCACTTACAGCCGCTTCTCACGATTCGCAACCCGGGGCCCAAGTGTTGATCACGATTGTCAGTAAGGGCGGCAGCCCGGTCTCGGCACCTGCGAAGAGTGATTTTCTCATTCGGGATGACCGGCATTCCGTCGAAGTGAAGGAACTCCGTTCCGTGAAGGATGAGCCCCTAATCTTTTCTCTGTTGGTGGATGCCAGCGGATCGATGCGGAGCATAAGGTCTTCACAAATTGCAGGAGCAATTAGACTGTTCAACGCTCTTTCCAAACAGGGCAACCGCGGCTACTTGATTTTGTTTGGAGATGAGGTCACCACGAATGATCAGTTTGTCGACGCGCCAATAGCGGAGCAGATATTAAACCAGGAAGATCCCCGGGGTTCCACGGCACTTTTTGACGCGATCGTTCACGCAGCCAAGCAGCAGCTCACCTCAGCCAAAAATTACCCTTCGTCGCGGCGAGCAATTTTTCTGTTCTCGGACGGTGGGGACAACGCCAGCCGCAATTCTCTTGAACACACGCTAACAGTACTTCAGCGTGAGGGTATTTCCGTGTTCCCCATTGCCATGCCCTCAAAAAAGCCGGGTAAGCAGGAGTCGGCAAACCTCCGTGCTCTGAGCCAAAACACAGGCGGGGACATCGTTTCTCTGGATGAATCGGGCGACTTCGTTTCTCGTCTGGTCGAATCTATTGACAACCAATACCTGCTGAGTTTCTCGGCGTTCCCCGCAAAACGGCATAAGCTCCACTCACTGGAAGTGAAATCCGTTTCGCAGGATATTGAGGTCTCGGCACCCACTCAGTACCTCGCACCATGA
- the larB gene encoding nickel pincer cofactor biosynthesis protein LarB → MHERDIVKILEAVGAGKLATGAAIARLKHLPFEDLGFAKVDHHRALRQGFAEVVFGKGKTPGQVAEIVRAMLRAKATRHNILITRADRKIYAAVRRLNGKAGRAAKFHALSGVITIERTRVMRGKGTIVVVSAGTSDIPVAEEAVLTARMMGNRVEQIYDVGVAGIHRLLKHRGKLGEARVIICVAGMEGALPSVVGGLVGVPVIAVPTSTGYGASFGGVAALLGMLNSCASNVTVVNIDNGFGAGCVASCINRL, encoded by the coding sequence ATGCACGAACGGGACATCGTGAAGATTCTGGAGGCGGTGGGCGCGGGGAAGCTCGCGACCGGGGCGGCGATTGCGCGGCTGAAGCATCTGCCGTTCGAGGATTTGGGGTTTGCCAAGGTGGACCATCACCGGGCGCTGCGGCAGGGGTTTGCCGAGGTGGTTTTCGGGAAGGGCAAGACGCCGGGGCAGGTGGCGGAGATCGTGCGGGCGATGCTGCGGGCGAAGGCCACCCGGCACAACATCCTGATCACGCGGGCGGACCGCAAGATTTACGCGGCGGTGCGGCGGCTGAACGGGAAGGCGGGCCGGGCGGCAAAATTTCACGCGCTGTCGGGGGTGATCACGATCGAGCGGACGCGGGTGATGCGCGGGAAGGGCACGATCGTGGTGGTGTCCGCGGGGACGAGCGACATTCCGGTGGCCGAGGAGGCGGTGCTGACGGCGCGGATGATGGGCAACCGGGTGGAGCAGATTTATGACGTGGGCGTGGCGGGGATTCACCGGCTGCTGAAGCATCGCGGGAAGCTGGGCGAGGCGCGGGTGATCATCTGCGTGGCGGGGATGGAAGGGGCGCTGCCGAGCGTGGTGGGCGGGCTGGTGGGCGTGCCGGTGATCGCGGTGCCGACGAGCACGGGGTATGGCGCGAGCTTTGGCGGGGTGGCGGCGCTGCTGGGGATGCTGAACAGTTGCGCGTCGAATGTGACAGTGGTGAATATTGACAATGGGTTTGGGGCGGGGTGTGTGGCGTCGTGTATCAACCGGCTGTAA
- a CDS encoding alcohol dehydrogenase catalytic domain-containing protein, protein MLAFTVRNNRLVPAKKPLPKLRPGWALLQLRLAGICNTDVEILRGYHSFRGTPGHEFVGEVVAVRGVSTRESAHWLGRRVVGEINIACAALGFRPVCRFCRRGLKTHCARRKVLGIVAHNGAFAEFLALPLENLHLVPDGLSDEQAVFTEPLAAACQILAQLPVARFRDAAVLGDGKLAQLIARVLHSVMPRVTLFGKHEAKLALARLAGIPVQKVRGDASDLRRIKENFPLVVEATGSPSGLTLAQHITEPRGTLVLKSTFHGAAPVETWPTVVKELTILGSRCGPFAKALALLRSAHVDPTPLISRTFPLVQAPAAIAYAQKPGVMKVLLRMD, encoded by the coding sequence ATGCTGGCCTTCACCGTCCGCAACAACCGCCTCGTCCCTGCAAAAAAGCCTCTCCCCAAGCTCCGCCCCGGCTGGGCTCTCCTTCAGCTCCGCCTCGCCGGCATCTGCAACACCGACGTCGAGATCCTCCGCGGCTACCACAGTTTCCGCGGCACTCCCGGCCACGAATTCGTCGGCGAAGTCGTGGCCGTGCGCGGCGTCTCCACCCGCGAGAGCGCGCACTGGCTCGGCCGCCGCGTCGTCGGCGAGATCAACATCGCCTGCGCCGCCCTGGGCTTTCGCCCCGTGTGCCGCTTCTGCCGCCGCGGCCTGAAAACGCACTGCGCGCGCAGGAAGGTGCTCGGTATCGTCGCCCACAACGGCGCCTTCGCCGAATTCCTCGCCCTGCCCCTCGAAAATCTGCACCTCGTTCCCGATGGCCTCTCCGACGAGCAGGCCGTCTTCACCGAGCCGCTCGCCGCCGCCTGCCAGATCCTCGCCCAGCTCCCGGTGGCGCGCTTCCGCGACGCCGCCGTCCTCGGCGACGGCAAGCTCGCGCAGTTGATCGCCCGCGTCCTGCACTCCGTTATGCCGCGCGTCACCCTCTTCGGCAAGCACGAAGCAAAATTGGCCCTGGCACGCCTCGCCGGCATCCCCGTGCAAAAAGTCCGCGGCGACGCTTCCGACCTCCGCCGCATCAAGGAAAACTTTCCGCTGGTGGTGGAAGCAACGGGCTCGCCTAGCGGCCTGACTCTGGCGCAACACATCACCGAGCCGCGCGGCACCCTCGTCCTGAAATCCACCTTCCACGGCGCCGCCCCCGTTGAAACCTGGCCCACCGTCGTCAAGGAGCTCACCATCCTCGGCTCCCGCTGCGGCCCCTTCGCCAAAGCCCTCGCCCTCCTCCGCTCCGCCCACGTGGACCCCACCCCGCTCATCTCGCGCACATTCCCGCTCGTCCAAGCCCCCGCCGCCATCGCCTACGCGCAAAAACCCGGCGTCATGAAAGTCCTGCTAAGAATGGATTAA
- the selA gene encoding L-seryl-tRNA(Sec) selenium transferase, producing the protein MDPRAKPALSPAQADLLRQLPSVDELLAQPRLRALASRVSRGLLLEVTRAALAGIRTRITGAEARTVLALAPAEIEAHITAEVERILALSLQPVINATGVILHTNLGRAPLPSAVADHIRHAATHYSNLEYDLDAGARGKRDVHTSRLLERLTGAEAAIVVNNCAAAVLLSLAALAKGGEVLVSRGELIEIGDGFRIPEIMAESGAILREVGTTNRTRIEDYERAITDKTRLLLRVHPSNFRITGFTERPELRELAELGRRANLPVMEDLGSGCLVDLSASGVSEPVVRQSFEAGASLVAFSGDKLLGGPQAGVIAGHSTLVTRIRRYPLFRALRVDKLTIAALEATLGAYLRGALDEIPALRMIRMSPREIGQRAEQFLGALRPALPLEELEADIVAGASLIGGGSTPAESLPTMLLRIASARHSAAKLEERLRRPPAGVSVIARVENDRLLLDLRTVFPDEEPALAAALSAALR; encoded by the coding sequence ATGGACCCTCGCGCCAAGCCGGCCCTCTCCCCCGCGCAAGCCGATCTCCTGCGCCAGTTGCCCTCCGTTGACGAGTTGCTCGCCCAGCCGCGCCTCCGCGCGCTCGCTTCCCGGGTGAGCCGCGGCCTGCTCCTCGAGGTAACGCGCGCTGCCCTCGCCGGCATCCGCACGCGCATCACCGGCGCGGAGGCGCGCACCGTCCTCGCGCTTGCTCCCGCGGAGATCGAGGCGCACATCACCGCCGAGGTCGAACGCATCCTCGCGCTCTCCCTCCAGCCGGTCATCAACGCCACCGGCGTCATCCTGCACACCAATCTCGGCCGCGCCCCGCTGCCCTCCGCCGTCGCCGACCACATCCGCCACGCCGCCACGCACTACAGCAACCTCGAATACGACCTCGATGCCGGCGCGCGCGGCAAGCGCGATGTCCACACCTCCCGCCTCCTCGAGCGCCTCACCGGCGCCGAAGCCGCCATCGTGGTCAACAACTGCGCCGCCGCCGTCCTCCTCTCTCTCGCCGCTCTCGCCAAAGGCGGCGAAGTCCTGGTTTCCCGCGGCGAGCTCATCGAGATTGGCGACGGCTTCCGCATCCCGGAGATCATGGCCGAAAGCGGCGCCATCCTCCGCGAAGTCGGCACCACCAACCGCACCCGCATCGAAGACTACGAGCGCGCCATCACCGACAAGACCCGCCTCCTCCTCCGCGTGCACCCCTCCAATTTCCGCATCACCGGCTTTACCGAGCGTCCCGAGCTCCGCGAACTCGCCGAGCTGGGCCGCCGCGCCAATCTTCCCGTCATGGAAGACCTCGGCTCCGGCTGCCTCGTGGACCTCTCCGCCAGCGGCGTCAGCGAACCCGTCGTCCGCCAGAGCTTCGAGGCCGGCGCCTCCCTGGTGGCCTTCAGCGGCGACAAGCTCCTCGGCGGCCCGCAGGCCGGCGTCATCGCCGGTCACAGCACCCTGGTCACCCGCATCCGCCGCTATCCCCTCTTCCGCGCCCTGCGCGTGGACAAGCTCACCATTGCCGCGCTGGAAGCCACCCTCGGCGCCTACCTGCGCGGCGCCCTCGACGAAATTCCCGCGCTGCGCATGATTCGTATGAGCCCCCGCGAGATCGGCCAGCGCGCCGAACAGTTTCTCGGCGCTCTCCGCCCCGCTCTCCCCCTCGAGGAACTCGAAGCGGACATCGTCGCCGGCGCCTCCCTCATCGGCGGCGGCTCCACTCCCGCGGAGTCCCTCCCCACCATGCTCCTGCGCATCGCCAGCGCCCGCCATTCCGCCGCGAAACTCGAAGAGCGCCTGCGCCGCCCTCCCGCCGGCGTCTCCGTCATCGCCCGCGTCGAGAACGACCGCCTGCTCCTCGATCTCCGCACCGTCTTCCCCGACGAGGAACCTGCGCTCGCCGCCGCCCTCTCCGCGGCTCTCCGCTGA